A single region of the Halopiger xanaduensis SH-6 genome encodes:
- a CDS encoding metal ABC transporter substrate-binding protein → MNLSRRSVLHAGAGSLALSSLAGLAGCLSEPDADTGPEGGYAAFFALQDWSEHVAGDQLSFENPVEAGQIGHGWEPQGDLTADIADSEVFVYLDSPEFAWAQDVASQLETDYDHVTLIDGMDGIEDELLAFDEAHDHDHGSEDDHDHEGDHAHEDEEEHDHETNDSTESHDEHEGHDDHADHEDEHDHDHNHEDETDDAEFHDPHVWVDPVLAQDVVGTIADGLAEADPDNEDTYRENADAYAQRLADVDDQLESLVAEADRDVAVLAGHDSFRYIEERYGFELHTPVDVSPNAEVTAGQLADTIDLIDEHEIETILYDPFETTDGDELPQQVTHLLENSYAESAEPISPLAGTTAEWNDRGWGWLEQMTELNLPALRAALGVGE, encoded by the coding sequence ATGAACCTGTCACGCCGTTCGGTGCTGCACGCCGGCGCGGGGTCGCTCGCACTCTCCTCGCTTGCCGGTCTCGCCGGCTGTCTGAGCGAACCCGACGCCGATACCGGTCCCGAGGGGGGCTACGCGGCGTTTTTCGCCCTCCAGGACTGGAGCGAGCACGTCGCCGGCGATCAGCTGTCGTTCGAAAACCCGGTCGAGGCGGGCCAGATCGGTCACGGCTGGGAGCCCCAGGGGGATCTCACCGCCGACATCGCGGACTCGGAGGTCTTCGTCTACCTCGATTCGCCCGAGTTCGCCTGGGCGCAGGACGTCGCGTCACAACTCGAGACCGATTACGACCACGTCACGCTGATCGACGGTATGGACGGGATCGAGGACGAGTTGCTGGCGTTCGACGAGGCGCACGATCACGACCACGGGAGCGAAGACGACCACGATCACGAGGGCGACCACGCACACGAGGACGAGGAGGAGCACGACCACGAGACCAACGATAGCACGGAAAGCCACGACGAGCACGAGGGTCACGACGACCATGCGGACCACGAAGACGAGCACGACCACGATCACAACCACGAGGACGAAACCGACGACGCGGAGTTCCACGACCCTCACGTCTGGGTCGATCCCGTGCTCGCGCAGGACGTCGTCGGGACGATCGCGGACGGACTCGCCGAAGCCGATCCCGACAACGAGGACACCTACAGAGAGAACGCGGACGCGTACGCACAACGGCTCGCGGACGTCGACGACCAACTCGAGTCGCTCGTCGCCGAGGCCGACCGCGACGTCGCCGTCCTCGCCGGCCACGACTCCTTCCGGTACATCGAGGAACGATACGGCTTCGAGTTGCACACGCCGGTCGACGTCTCGCCGAACGCGGAGGTCACCGCGGGACAGCTCGCGGATACGATCGACCTCATCGACGAGCACGAGATCGAGACGATCCTGTACGATCCGTTCGAGACGACCGACGGGGACGAGCTCCCCCAGCAAGTCACGCACCTCCTCGAGAACAGCTACGCCGAGTCGGCCGAGCCGATCAGCCCGCTCGCGGGGACCACCGCCGAGTGGAACGACCGCGGCTGGGGCTGGCTCGAGCAGATGACGGAACTGAACCTGCCCGCACTCCGGGCGGCGCTGGGGGTTGGAGAATGA
- a CDS encoding YhjD/YihY/BrkB family envelope integrity protein, whose amino-acid sequence MGPDIGRSVSFGKTVFAGFQQKNVTFMAASIAYQAFISLLPLLVLVFFLVTIVGGDQFATEVTAATEGFLPESGQLIVENAIEDSPASAGSSIIGLVVLLWGALKIFRGLDTAFSEIYETTAESSLIDQLRDGLIVFGALGGALLAAVAASIVLAFFPAIPFISLLQPILLAIVLTVAFLPMYYYFPDADVSAREVLPGAAVAAVGWTALQSLFQVYVSFAGSSESAGPLGAILLLLTWLYFGGLILLLGGVVNAVSAGRLEPDADAAEDEDAADETDAVDEFETIPESKRPPMIDDARREREHLTAQLGTVSRERDQLQHDLEAQRSRRYRLEDRVGELDSRIDALEATNRDLESENERLRRELEQERQQEPEWRRRLREGLSHVRTLRIGVIERE is encoded by the coding sequence ATGGGCCCCGATATCGGGCGATCCGTCTCGTTCGGCAAGACGGTCTTCGCCGGCTTTCAACAGAAGAACGTCACGTTCATGGCCGCGAGCATCGCCTACCAGGCGTTCATCTCGCTGTTGCCGCTGCTGGTGCTCGTGTTCTTCCTCGTCACGATCGTCGGCGGCGACCAGTTCGCCACCGAGGTCACCGCCGCGACGGAGGGCTTTCTCCCCGAGAGCGGCCAACTGATCGTCGAGAACGCGATCGAGGATTCGCCCGCGTCGGCGGGGTCGTCGATCATCGGCCTCGTCGTGCTCCTGTGGGGGGCGCTGAAGATCTTTCGCGGACTGGATACGGCCTTCTCCGAGATCTACGAGACGACGGCGGAGAGCTCGCTCATCGACCAGCTCCGCGACGGACTGATCGTCTTCGGCGCGCTCGGCGGCGCGCTGCTCGCCGCGGTCGCGGCGAGCATCGTCCTCGCGTTCTTCCCGGCGATTCCGTTCATCAGCCTGCTCCAGCCGATCCTGCTCGCGATCGTGCTCACGGTCGCCTTCCTTCCGATGTACTACTACTTCCCCGACGCCGACGTCTCCGCCCGCGAGGTGCTGCCGGGCGCCGCCGTCGCCGCCGTCGGCTGGACGGCCCTCCAGTCGCTGTTCCAGGTCTACGTCTCCTTCGCGGGCAGTTCGGAGAGCGCGGGCCCGCTCGGCGCGATCCTGCTGTTGCTCACGTGGCTCTACTTCGGCGGGCTCATCCTGCTGCTCGGCGGCGTGGTCAACGCGGTCAGCGCGGGCCGACTCGAGCCCGACGCGGACGCGGCCGAAGACGAAGACGCCGCGGACGAGACGGACGCGGTCGACGAGTTCGAGACGATCCCCGAATCGAAACGGCCGCCGATGATCGACGATGCCCGGCGGGAGCGCGAGCACCTGACCGCGCAACTCGGGACCGTCTCCCGCGAGCGCGACCAACTCCAACACGATCTCGAGGCGCAGCGCAGCCGCCGCTACCGGCTCGAGGACCGCGTCGGCGAACTCGACTCGCGAATCGACGCTCTCGAAGCGACGAACCGCGACCTCGAGAGCGAGAACGAACGCCTTCGGCGAGAACTCGAGCAAGAGCGCCAACAGGAGCCCGAGTGGCGACGACGACTTCGGGAGGGACTGTCCCACGTTCGGACGCTTCGGATCGGAGTTATCGAGCGCGAGTAA
- a CDS encoding metal ABC transporter ATP-binding protein — MTANADPDPVVALENVSFAYGEQLAVDDVSLTVEAGDFLGLIGPNGSGKTTLLRLMLGLLSPDSGSVELFGRPVDDFERGERIGYVSQQATSGGGTMPVTVRECVRMGRFAHVGHSRLTDEDRAIADEALETVGITDLADQQLNQLSGGQRQRAYIARALASEADLLALDEPTVGVDAESRDAFYQLLESLNRDGITIILIEHDIGVVTDRADRIACINTELYHHGDTESFVESDALREAYGATGTVVHHHH; from the coding sequence GTGACAGCGAACGCGGATCCGGACCCGGTCGTGGCGCTGGAAAACGTCTCGTTCGCCTACGGCGAGCAACTCGCCGTCGACGACGTGAGCCTGACCGTCGAGGCGGGCGATTTCCTCGGACTGATCGGTCCCAACGGCTCCGGCAAGACGACCCTGCTGCGGCTCATGCTCGGGCTGCTCAGTCCCGACAGCGGTTCGGTCGAACTGTTCGGCCGGCCGGTCGACGACTTCGAGCGCGGCGAGCGCATCGGCTACGTCTCCCAGCAGGCGACCAGCGGCGGCGGCACCATGCCCGTCACCGTCCGGGAGTGCGTCCGGATGGGCCGATTCGCCCACGTCGGCCACTCGCGGCTGACCGACGAGGACCGAGCGATCGCCGACGAGGCGCTCGAGACGGTCGGCATTACCGACCTCGCGGACCAGCAACTCAACCAGCTCTCGGGCGGCCAGCGCCAGCGCGCCTACATCGCGCGGGCCCTCGCCTCTGAGGCCGACCTGCTCGCGTTAGACGAACCGACGGTCGGGGTCGACGCCGAGTCGCGGGACGCGTTCTACCAGTTGCTCGAGTCGCTCAATCGGGACGGGATCACGATTATCCTGATCGAGCACGACATCGGCGTCGTCACCGATCGAGCGGATCGTATCGCCTGTATCAACACGGAACTGTACCACCACGGCGACACGGAGTCGTTCGTCGAGAGCGACGCCTTGCGCGAGGCCTACGGGGCGACGGGCACGGTCGTCCACCACCACCACTGA